The DNA region TTTCTTTACATCGTTTAAGTTAAATTGTTTACAATATATACAAAGACTACATATTGGTGAACAAAGACTGACAGTTTGTAAATCTTTAGACGAAAGAATTACGTGAAAGTAATTGTATTGATGTATTAATATGTTcatctgtatgtgtgtgttccGTTTGGCTTTGCTATTTATCACCAGTGATGGAGTTTGTGGTaacatctttgtgtgtgtgtgtgtgtgtgtgtgtgtgtgtgtgtgtgtgtgtgtgtgtgtgtgtgtgtgtgtgtgtgtgaaaaagggGTTGTTGTGGGTTGATCCACAAAACACTGTTCCAtatatgtaaacacacacacacacacacacacacacagtgaccccaccaccaccaccgtcaccaccaccaccaccaccaccactaccaccaccaccactaccaccaccaccactaccactaccctaaCCCCCTCTCCTGCTTGTCCCACAGTGTTCGAGATGCGTGTGTACATCGGCATCGGAGAGGGCATCGCCTGCGTCCTCTTCTCCATCATCTACATCGTCGCATTAGTCAAGGTAAGCTGCCCTCAGTGTCTTACAGGCTGGCGTCCGGCCGCCCCCAGTGTCTTACAGGCTGGCGTCCGGCCTCTCCCAGTGTCTTACAGGCTGGCGTCCGGCCTCTCCCAGTGTCTTACAGGCTGGCGTCCGGCCTCTCCCAGTGTCTTACAGGCTGGCGTCCGGCCTCTCCCAGTGTCTTACAGGCGGGCGTCCGGCCTCTCCCAGTGTCTTACAGGCTGGCGTCCTGCCGCCCCCAGTGTCTTACAGGGGGGCGTCCGGCCTCTCCCAGTGTCTTACAGGCTGGCGTCCGGCCTCTCctgagtgtgtggtggagtgtgtaagTCACCCAGagggcctccagtgtgtgtggtggaggctgactccatacacagtttcaaatgtagatatgacagagcccagtaggctcaggaacctgtacattggttgattgacggttgagaggcgggaccaaagagccagagctcaacccccgcaagcacaattaggtgagtacactgggaCACTGTGCCGTCATGAACATCTCCCAACCTCCGTTGCGTCCTGGTTACAGTGGACACTGCATGTACTGCCCCGTAAAACGTTATACAGCAGTGACCAGGAAGAGTGCCATGACCGCCGTGGGCAGCACTCCGACCGTGCCACACAccgcccatgtgtgtgtgtcagtaccaACACTGAGAACAGTGCCAGCAACAGGTGTCGTGGCACTCAGGCAGTGCCAGCAACAGGTATGTCGTGGCACTCGGGCAGGGCCAGCAACAGGTGCGTCGTGGCACTCAGGCAGTGCCAGCAACAGGTGCGTCGTGGCACTCTAGCAGTGCCGGTGCTGAAGGACACGAGAAATAACTACTAATATTCATGTCTGGAGTGCCAACTCCAGAAGCCCTCGCGGGCGTCACTGAGGCTTGATACTGTGACCACAGAGACGCCGTGGAGGGGGCGAGGTCGCCACGCTGTTGACCAGGTTACTGGAGGTCAGTGGCGGGTGTGTGGCTGCTCTACGGGTAAGGTAAGGCGGGTCGACTTGAGaatcgtccaggacggaccgaaacgtcgtcgtcccttcaacttctagtatggggtctggtcaacatacttcagccacgttattgtgactcatcgcctgcataaggcgggtaattatcaggagagagcTCTGTATAGCACTTGGGACGAAGAAATGAACACTTGTCTAGCACTTGGACGAGATGGGGggagggacaaggagctgggatgcgaGGGACGCTGCCTAGCCACCTACACTATAGGGGGATCGAACTCCGACCCTACAAGAAGCGAGGACATAGTATTGGGACATGAAGCCACCTGTCAGCCCTGGGTGTGTAGTTTACCTTCTCGTGGGCGACTTGGCCTCATACGACTACATCTTTAGACATCTGTGTGAGCGGATCTTGCTACAGTATTCCCAGTGTGGTTACTCCCAGTGGCGAGTATCTAGAGATAAGAGGGGGGGGTGAAGTATGAGGGGGGAAGAAGGGGGTCGTAGGCTACAGGGCCCCGGGTTGAGTAGCTCGGGGGGGGGCTCCGGGGGAGGAGTGATCATGGCGGTAGCGCCTCTGTGGCTCGGTCTTTATCTCTCAGGCAGGAAGCGACAAATTACCTCCAGAAAGCTCTGTAATGAGTTGTGTGCGCATGTTGGGGTGAGGCTGTGGCGTGTGTGGCAACATTTGTGTGACGCAGGCGTATAACGGGGTATTTTTGGTGTCTTTGTGGAGGTCGATGCacgtggttatatatatatatatatatatatatatatatatatatatatatatatatatatatatatatatatatatattatatatatatatatatatatatatatatatatatatatatatatatatatatatatatataatattgtttaaTATGATCGAaatggtaagattaatgattctaacacgaatcttctcaatatttcttacgtttttcttcactgtcgagggtaattgaaaaattaactccccAAAGTTCCTTTTCACATTttcatttatggtctgacgcctagaagcgttttgcaagagacttctcacattttcaaagacaacttTTTATGTACtccgtttcatgcttatatttgcTTTTGGGCGAGCTGGTAGAACACAAACCAATGGATAAATCATTGGGTAAAGATATTTTTATATactcagaacacgaatcaatggataCATTGCGTAttttctcttcctgcttctgtgttggttcggggtcttgaagtgggtagaatgtaattgtgtTAATTGGCCGTTGATCgtgggtgttgactttttgatgtgtctcgctgatgtcgagtctcctgttgtcgctgtatctatcgataatttctgtgttgcttgttaaaatttctctggtgatggtgcctctccagacaccaaacagagcgccttgaaagaaaccaacgtcgtctatgccttcacatgcccacttggggatggtcagccccaaagatctcagtatataggcaagacaacaacgtctctttctaggcgagtaACAATgcaaaacaacagggctccatcaaggagccctgttgtataataaataaattatataataaaacacacacacacagacacacacacacacagacacacacacactctacaaaCCTCTGAAGCAGCTGTCTCTCCCCTACAGCACAAACCTTCACTCACCTGGATATGGCTGATGAAGTCGTTCGCGGTGGTGGCCATCAACGTGTACTACCTGGCCGCCTGGCTCATCCGGCAGGGTCGCTACGACCACATCGAGTGGGAGAAGCAGGTGTACGAGGACCAGTTCATCTTCACCGCTGAGGGCCTCACGCTCGCTCAGATCATCATCATGGTTCTCTTCTGCCTCATCGGCGGCATCTTCACTTACAAGGTAAGCAGAGGGAAGCACAGAGGGAGAGAAGGTAAGCATGTGAGAAGcgattgtatatataatatgatgcCGCTGATGTCAAAAAATATATTTACATGAGTGATTTGTTTAGTCTTACACTGAGTCGCCCCTTACACACTATATACCTGGCCTCCCTCcgcaggtgtgtgaggagaggACCGCAAGCAGACGCAGCCTGCGACACCGCCGCAAGTGGGGGTCGCACGACGCCACGGCCCCGCCCCTCGACAACTACGACGAGGAGGAGACCCAGTACCTGAACGACGCCCTCACCAACAGCGACAAGACCCTGCCAGCGCGCGCAGCCTCCAGACAGTCACTCTCAGAGatcagtcgcgcagacaccttcaAGCACTCCACCGGGGTCTAAGACCTCGGCATCGCAATGGATCTTCGCTTCGGTGTTTTGGAaaggcgatatatatatattttttttttcccccgctAATGGCTTAAGGGCATGAGTGACCATAAGCACACCAATGTTTAGACTTATTTTAAACAATTAGTTCGTGTGCTTCGGTGTTTGGATGGTGGCACTTTGTGGCCCTCGCCAAACACAGGGCTTGACACACACCATACGACACCctccgtgtgtgtgggggggggggggggagggggcagatgTGATCTACGAGACGGAGGATGTGTGAGACGCCGCCTCCGCTAGCAGGCAAGACATAAGTAATGGTTTCTAGACTTTTATTTGTGACAAATAATAGATCTAGTAGATGGATGTCCTTGCGTTCGGCGGCTGCTCCTCCTCCCTAAAAAAGAATGCTTATATGCACAAAAAGATTATATGCACAGGAAAACCTGCATATTTTTTTTAGAGCAATGAAGAATCTTATTAATATTTCTGTACCATTCAAGCCGACCACTGCCGTCAACAGACATCAGCTCAAACACTCGTGAATCAACATGTAAACAGTCTCGAAAAGCTTGAAATTCCCACAGTTATTATAAGCTTAAATGTTAGGTATTATTATTTCGTGTAAAGAGCCACCAAGTCTGTGGCAACATCGCTCAAGCTCTACGTTCCACCCACCGTTTTCTGTAACAATGTAGAGGAACTGATTTTTGTAAATCAATGATTTTActccagcgagagagagaagagacccaTAGAGGCCAGTGTAAGTCCGACACTGTGGTGACGCTAGCTGGGGTAGGTGCTTAAGGAAGTCCCCGGTACAGTATGGTGTCAGTGGAACCATTTTTAGGGGCGAGCGTTCGAGGGTTCCAAGCCACTGTGACAATACCTGAAGGGCAAACTTGCATAAAATATAACTTTGGTGCAGGTTTATAGAATTGTGTGATCTGGCACATCATGTGGTGCCCACTGGCACAGCATGTGGTGTCCACTGGCACATCATGTGGTGCCCACTGGCACAGCATGTGGTGCCCACTGGCACATCATGTGGTGTCCACTGGCACATCATGTGGTGTCCACTGGCACATCATGTGGTGTCCACTGGCACATGATGTGGTGTCCACTGGCACATGATGTGGTGTGCTGTGTTTCCTTATATCGACTCACTCCACCGGACACAGACGTAATATAATGAGTCTCCACAGGTTCAGTGTTCGGATTATTACTATAGTAACAACGGTTATTTGTTGTTATTTTTGTGtaaaagttcactacgggctcaccattgaccgtgctacttggaacttttgttcccaggTGCTGAATCTAAAGCAACTTTTGTTGTTTAAAGAAAATTTATCAGGTTGGGATGATATCTACAACTCATTAATTTGATGTATTTTAATAGACTTTCTCcctcacaagacacacacacacacacacacacacacacacacacacacacacacacacgcacgcacgcacacacacacacacacacacacacacacacacacacgcacgcacacacacacacacacacacacacacacacacacacacagacacacacacacacacacacacacacacacacacacacgcacgcacacacacacacacacacacacacacacacacacacacacacaataaacaccgctTGCAGGAAATAGCTTTTTTTCACACAAAATTTGATATACAAATTGTTAGGCATACAAAATTGTTGCGTCTAATCCAGACTCTCGAATTTCACGATGTTTCAACATTTaactgttttatattttattgtatAAGTTTAAGTGTATTGCTAAAGGTAAGTAGAGTTTTATACAAAATGCTAAGTGTATTGAGTAAGGTCTGAGGTatgccatgtatatatatatagaatgtgtTCATACTCACGACGCTGGAGAAAGTGGCCATCTTGCATCATCAATGATCATCACATCATCACCACGTCATCTATCACCATCACCCCCATCATGTTCGcgtcaccaccacatcaccatcacCGCATCACCATCCTCTGCACCCCATTATGTACATACTGTGAATCGTGGTTTGTAAAACTTAAAGAAATAAAGATCCATCTAGGAGAGTGAACATGTTTTATTCATCACACAAGCGTGGTATAATGGCATGCTGTCGGGTCGTGGGGGGAATGTCTCTAGCTTCCtccaggtgacacacacacctgtgccagGCTTCGTCAAGCATTCACCCAAGCACCTGCACAACCTGTACAGCTTTCTTCAATCATGGAAGCTTTATTTTTTACATTTATTCAACCGTATATAAGCTTCAGAGTGCTATGATGTTGCCTgtgacaataataaccttgggttgtgaagtgtCGAAGCTCGTAAGCTGTTTAAGTAAACAAAGACGCCATGATTGAAGCAAGATACATAGGTTTCGTAAGTGTAAATGCTCGATGAATCATGATCCTGTCAAGCACAACGGGAGACGTGAGAGGAGCGCTGCAATAGGCTTGCTGGCCCGTGTGAAGGCAGGTTCCAGTCCCATTCCCCTGCTCTCAATCCTTCGTGTGTGTGTTCCCGCGCTACACCTCCCGGAGGCCCCTGCCTCTATGACGCCTCCCGCCGCACTCTCTCTAACTCCTCCACCTTCTTATCTTCGTCCTACAGGAATCTTACTCTAAGGGATCAAATAGCTTGATAGAAAAAGTGTACAAGGCAATCTGTGAGATTATTTATGAGCGGGAGAAGAATTTTTCCGTCAGCGTTCCTGAGCTAGAAACTGATTTAGGTCTCTGTTCCTAAGCCAGAGAGGAGGTTACGTCTCTGTTCATGAGTAAGGGATGGATTTATGTGACTGTTGCCAGGCGAGAGAGGGATGTTCCTAAACATGAGTGAGGGGTGTACCtcatggcacccccccccctcatggcACCCCCCTCATGGCACCCACTCATGGCACCCACTCATCACGGAGCAGCGTCAGCCGCCAACATaaatcctgtactcacctagttgtgcttgcggggattgagctctggctctttggtcccgcctctcaaccgtcaatcaacaggtgtacatgattcctgagcctattgggctctcctATTGGGCTCTCtattgagggagccggtcggccgagcggacagcacactggacttgtgatcctgtggtcctgggttcgatcccaggcgccggcgagaaacaatggacagagtttctttcaccctatgcccctgttacctagcagtaaaataggtacctgggtgttagtcagctgtcacgagctgcttcctgggggtggaggcctggtcgaggaccgggccgcggggacactaaagccccgaaatcatctcaagataacctcaagataacctccatacacagtttataaataataataactaaataataaataaatttttattccggGAAAGTACATaattagttgatttacaaacataatgttggatatatgtatagagctagtacatacaatagtacatataatacctaaagccactaatacgtgaCTTTAGGTATTTAGTTTCAAATGAaataagatagagcccagtaggaacCTATGCACaggtgattgatagttgagaggcgggaccaaagagccggagctcaaccctccccccccttaaatacaactaggtgagtacagacatacAGACACCGAATTACTCGCAATGCCAGCAAGTCTGCTAATGATATTTACTCAGTCCCCCCAGCCTCGTTCTTTTTAGGCGCCGTTTTCTGTTGTAGTTTAAAATGAAAGTGGGCCTATTAGCGTACACTGCTTAAAATATGACCGACCTTAATTAACGGGTTGCTGTTCAGCTGCGGGGAATCCCGCAGCTGAACAGAAAAGATTGAtcccgtttcctttcacctgatgttaTTGTTCATCTATATAGCGAAATCTATTTACCCAAGAGCTGGCAACTGTTGAGGGCTGCATCCTGCTGCAGTAGCGGTGTGCGCCATATGGAGGGTTCTGGCGACGCCTCCAAGAGCCGGATAGGGCTTCAGGTACTATAAAGCTCACCTTGAGTCTGATGTCTCACGGTCCGGTCTGGCACCTCTAAGAGAAGTCTCGGGAGGAGGTCAGCTCGAGGACGAGGTCCAGTACGGTCAAAATCGTCTTAGGCCTTGAAACCTAGCATGGGTCGCGGATACTGACGTATACGCGAATTTCGTcgaatatttataaataataatgtACAATTCCTTCATGGTAGCAAAGAGAGGCGGGACCGGGAACTGAGGCCCCTGTGTATAACTGGCATGATGAAGCCAACAGGACTCTTGATACTATTCTTGACAATTTTCTGTTCCTTAAATACTCCATTACCCACTGGAACACTTTAACTGTTATTCGTACTGTGTCTCCAACTTCTGTACCAATCTCTTTTTGGggtacagtatcaaaggctttctaacaGTCAAGAAAATGCTGtgtgcccaaccttctctttcttgcctaatttttgttgcctggtcatagaaggcagtagtaggcatccatcagtctcaggagactatgggggttgcgttctggttgtcggtctggagtggcctctccagggcgcaaagccagggtaggttgatatggaggagaagctgtcacccaagcagcaggtccctcctcctccacggctacgaaagtctccaatggaatggcaacgcctggtcatagaattttatTAAAAGTGTGAGGCACTATATACCATCCCTgacacccatgctggtggtgtgttacaaagctccttCTCTCAGGATGTTCTACGAGGTTTttactcacaatcttctccatcaccttgcatggtatactggTTAGACAcaccggcctgtagttcaatgtcttctgcctgtcaccttttttgtatattggagactacattagctgtcttccaacattctggtaggtctcctgtttcttgTGATCTGTTAtataccatagagagtggcacactaagTGCTTCTGCACGCTTTGAGTTGGCCAACCCGATAAACAATTTTTTActggtgttgctttgacaaactaaactatcttaactaacctccctaggcctaacctcccttctctgtgtatctgttcttcccttttctcagtttcatcatctGTTTCTCCAATGTTGTTTGCCTCCTGATGTGCAGTTCGGAGCAGTTTGGGTTGGGTCTGGGTTTTACCCCCGatgttattttcatattttctctgtttctttcttcacactgaggtactcattccGGGCTCTATATTATCTAGAAGAAGAAGAATTATCATTATTTTCGGATCCCCTCAAAGAAAACGAGATGCATAACAGAGTCAGATGACCTATAATAACAAGCATCCTGAAGCCATCGTCCCTCTCGTCAAGTCAACTAAAATCAACACACATTAAACGCAACTAAAAGGCACATCTTAAGCACAGTTTACACAAGTTCGTCTCATTCATCAGCTTTTCctataaaataaaatatgattTAGTTATTGCTAAAATATGAAACGAAATATAGTTTTCTTTGATTCAATGAAAGACGATAgcaacagaaaacgaacagcagtCTGTGGGAAACTGAGGTATACTAAGTACAATAgtccttcttcttgatagtaggtgcagtttgcatgacaccttgagctggagtcgtcaaggaagGTAGGTGAAGCAATTCTAGGCTTCTCATGGAAGGTAGGGTAGAGGGTGGCAAAGCCTCGTCAGTCAGCCAGTTAGTACATATCCTAAGTACAAGTGGTTGCCGGGTGGGCTTCGTCCGTGCTGGGTCATCACTGTCCCTCTTGACCCTCTCCAGGCCTGCATGGAGGCGTTGCGCAGGACAAGCCttcaggacactggcctgtagttcagtgcctcctgcctatcccctttcttgtatattggaactacattagctgccttccaaatttctggcagttcccctgtttccagtgatttgttatacaccatggagaatggcaggcacagtgcttctgctccttccttcagtatccaaggtgagatttcatccgggcctatagcctttgtcacttccaactctagcagatgcttcctcacctccccactggtaatcacaaactcctctaatgGTATTCggttagatattctctcttatctctggggacTTCCCCTTGCTCTACTATGAAGACTTcccggaatttcttattcagttcctaaaataaaaacttcctaacatctctgtgactcatctgagtttccaccttccacccatgtcccctcgttctgttactattccgtatgaacatttcatatatttccactctgtcaatccccctgagtattttatacattcctatcatatcccacctgtcccttcttttttctagtgtcgtaaggcacagttccttcaggcgctcttcataccccatcccacgtaacgctgggacgagtctcgttgcaaacttctgaacctttttcagtttccttatatgtttcttcaaatggggactccatgatgaggcggcatacagtaagactggcctcacgtaggcagtgtaaagcgccctaaaagcctccttacttaggtttctgaattatgttctaacttttgccagtgtagagtacgctctgtcgttatcctatttatatgtgcttcaggagttagattaggtgttacgtccacgcccaggtctctttctcgcgtcgtcacaggtaggctgttccccttcattgtgtactgtccctttggtctcctattacCTAGTCCCATCTCCATAGCTTTACATTtgttcgtgttgaactccagtagccatttctctgaccatctttgcaacctgttcaaatcctcttggaggatcctacaatcctcatctgtcgggGTTTGTGTGtcccacacgtgtgtgtgtgtgtgtgtgtgtgtgtgtgtgtgtgtgtgtgtgtgtgtgtgtgtgtgtgtgtgtgtgtgtgtgtgtgtgtgtgagatctaGATCGTCCTTGAGGACCCACTCCGCGTCCTGCTTCAGTAAGTGCCTTCCTGACCTTCAATAAGTCATTCGTGTCAGCCGTGGCATCGTAAATGCCAgtctcgccccccccctcccggccGTGTCAGCTCAAGTGTGTTTGCTTCTTGTCCTCGTCCACACGTGTCAACAGGTTTGGAACTCACACTAACAAACCTCCAGAAACTAAATAAATAACAGGAGCACATAAATATCAAGTTATTCTTTATCATATATATTTCCTCTAACATTTATTTTGATGAATGAGTTAAAAAAATTACTTGTgtggacggacaga from Procambarus clarkii isolate CNS0578487 chromosome 31, FALCON_Pclarkii_2.0, whole genome shotgun sequence includes:
- the LOC123758711 gene encoding uncharacterized protein, coding for MACTLKSVVVCGVLLAIIDILHGLVTLGFYGYQFIVESFYLCPLNLPVEKCHNKIYIYEQMFEMRVYIGIGEGIACVLFSIIYIVALVKHKPSLTWIWLMKSFAVVAINVYYLAAWLIRQGRYDHIEWEKQVYEDQFIFTAEGLTLAQIIIMVLFCLIGGIFTYKVCEERTASRRSLRHRRKWGSHDATAPPLDNYDEEETQYLNDALTNSDKTLPARAASRQSLSEISRADTFKHSTGV